The following coding sequences are from one Dehalococcoidia bacterium window:
- a CDS encoding Lrp/AsnC family transcriptional regulator: MDRLDVRIVAHLQKDGTSTNAGIARKVGVSEETVRRRLKRLMQDNYIKVVAIPDARKIGYESQVLVGLQVDADKVDAVADALADMSAVSWVSVTTGSFDIFVYATLKSSTELSEFLRHGVGKIPGVRKMETFINLGSRKQEHGLNMESVIV; encoded by the coding sequence ATGGATAGGCTCGACGTGCGAATTGTCGCTCATCTCCAGAAGGACGGGACATCTACAAACGCGGGGATAGCCCGAAAGGTGGGAGTGAGCGAAGAGACAGTGAGACGCAGGCTCAAAAGGCTTATGCAGGACAACTACATAAAGGTGGTCGCGATTCCCGACGCCCGCAAGATTGGCTACGAGTCCCAGGTCCTGGTGGGCCTCCAGGTCGATGCCGATAAAGTGGATGCTGTGGCGGACGCGCTGGCAGACATGTCGGCGGTGTCATGGGTCTCAGTCACGACCGGGTCATTCGACATTTTCGTCTACGCGACCCTGAAGTCCTCTACGGAACTGAGCGAGTTCCTGAGGCACGGTGTAGGGAAGATCCCGGGTGTCAGAAAGATGGAGACATTCATCAACCTGGGTTCCAGAAAGCAGGAGCATGGGCTCAATATGGAGTCCGTAATCGTATAA
- a CDS encoding alpha/beta hydrolase — protein sequence MTMNLDQLEGYRPGKATLRGLEFSFLEWGDPNSPPMVLLHGLTGHAHTWDLFANSLKDEYHIFALDQRGHGDTGWADPPQYNTEDFVEDVRELARHWGISRFTLIGLSMGAHNALDFASRHPEMVDRLVPVDIGPSLPSLRDPERQARWDPLYQDFDTLDEAYADAVESNPIADPEVIKYRVRHNLKRTDDGRWTPKCTRDVALNWKPDDLSETIKEIQCPTLIVRGGVSDVLSVEVAESMRTAIPDCELATIAGSGHSVPQDKPADFEAAVREFLSS from the coding sequence ATGACTATGAATCTGGATCAGCTAGAAGGCTATCGGCCGGGCAAGGCAACTCTGCGGGGACTCGAGTTCAGCTTCCTGGAGTGGGGCGACCCCAACTCACCCCCCATGGTGCTCCTCCACGGCTTGACTGGCCACGCCCACACGTGGGACCTGTTCGCCAACTCATTGAAGGACGAGTACCACATATTTGCTCTCGACCAGCGCGGTCACGGCGATACGGGCTGGGCCGACCCCCCTCAATACAACACTGAAGATTTCGTTGAAGACGTAAGGGAACTCGCTCGCCACTGGGGCATTAGCCGATTTACGCTGATCGGATTGTCCATGGGGGCCCACAACGCACTCGACTTCGCGAGCCGCCATCCCGAGATGGTCGACAGACTGGTGCCCGTTGACATAGGCCCATCACTTCCTTCCTTGCGGGACCCGGAAAGGCAGGCCAGATGGGACCCGCTCTATCAGGACTTCGATACTCTCGACGAGGCGTACGCTGACGCCGTGGAGTCCAACCCGATCGCAGACCCGGAGGTCATCAAGTATCGAGTCCGGCACAACCTTAAACGCACCGACGACGGCCGGTGGACTCCGAAGTGCACCAGGGATGTTGCTCTGAACTGGAAGCCTGACGACCTCTCAGAGACGATCAAGGAGATTCAGTGTCCCACGCTGATTGTCAGGGGCGGCGTAAGCGATGTGCTCTCCGTTGAAGTCGCCGAGTCCATGAGAACGGCCATCCCCGACTGCGAACTGGCCACGATTGCGGGCTCAGGTCACTCGGTCCCCCAGGACAAGCCTGCCGACTTCGAGGCAGCCGTGAGAGAGTTCCTGTCCTCATGA
- a CDS encoding HNH endonuclease — MRWIDRGPEPDRVEAYAREYTQGWVSYFPDRVGSRPTDSFWREFRSRLGECSYGMCWYCERRCDSAAEVGDRAATLDHFRPLSRFPSLAYDWSNWVFSCRRCNVDNKQDLWPDSGYVDPAAADVLQRPEHYFDYDMRTHEVVPRNDLTGNERQRAFDTIHDLGLNKIDVIFYRGRWIRQLAEDLRSLPAEERLALVESLESYPSEFLGTTRMVLAQLHEAGEIQ, encoded by the coding sequence TTGCGTTGGATAGACAGGGGACCTGAACCCGACCGGGTTGAGGCGTATGCCCGTGAGTACACCCAAGGATGGGTTAGTTACTTCCCGGACAGGGTTGGGTCTCGTCCAACCGACTCTTTCTGGCGGGAGTTTCGCTCAAGACTGGGTGAGTGCTCATACGGGATGTGCTGGTACTGCGAGAGGCGCTGCGACTCGGCGGCTGAAGTCGGAGACCGCGCCGCTACACTCGACCACTTCAGGCCGCTCTCACGCTTCCCTAGTCTGGCCTACGATTGGTCCAATTGGGTCTTCAGTTGCCGAAGATGCAACGTTGACAATAAGCAGGATCTGTGGCCCGACAGCGGCTATGTCGATCCCGCCGCTGCCGATGTACTACAGAGACCAGAGCACTACTTCGACTACGACATGAGAACCCACGAGGTGGTTCCGAGGAACGACCTGACCGGGAATGAACGTCAGAGGGCATTTGACACCATCCATGACTTGGGACTGAACAAGATAGACGTGATCTTCTATCGCGGACGCTGGATAAGGCAGCTTGCCGAAGACTTACGAAGCCTCCCTGCGGAGGAACGTCTCGCGCTCGTCGAGTCTCTTGAAAGCTACCCGAGTGAATTCTTGGGCACAACCCGAATGGTTTTGGCTCAACTGCACGAGGCCGGCGAAATTCAGTAG
- a CDS encoding AAA family ATPase, with amino-acid sequence MHITEMDIKDTPPFTEVVELDFDERVNLFIGPNASGKSALLQEIDIAFNQDRSPRSPSSSVYWNSSKMIMRPIVLEGCNRRDHGRAWSDVSDVLLFTSKDWPTRESGVSGESSKKPLVVHIGPVRTGLPELYAEETPSEDDTEVSKVLSRPFSGVNFKDANEKMYQKSAMMFEQEKEEDAPPEERRAYRILEVLKTVHSCTRAICSEVLTDAYPRNYVTGLVLEDLDYQPLADFEEVNIHRSMGLTTIDKPNFINVRPEDRPTHSEEVGQAPLYLGFLSSGTQTTFLWIYWLAYKMLHHYEFADGWKDKPAILLIDEIENHLHPTWQRRVIPALLEHFRGLQIFATTHSPFVVAGLRTGQVHLLDRNSDGVVTASTNEQDIIGWTTDEILRTFMGVDEPTDELTIRRSKRLRELRGRESLSDEEREELENLRQQVNEDLLSSSSPLEAQRERYADMMLRFIQSRESELSQDGG; translated from the coding sequence ATGCACATAACTGAGATGGACATAAAGGATACTCCGCCCTTCACGGAGGTGGTCGAACTGGACTTCGATGAACGGGTGAACCTGTTCATCGGGCCTAACGCCAGTGGCAAGAGTGCCCTCTTGCAAGAGATAGACATCGCTTTCAATCAAGATAGAAGTCCCCGTTCCCCATCTTCCTCTGTCTATTGGAACTCGAGCAAAATGATAATGAGGCCGATTGTCTTAGAGGGTTGTAACAGACGAGACCATGGGAGGGCCTGGAGCGATGTCAGCGACGTGTTGCTATTCACCAGTAAAGACTGGCCGACAAGGGAATCAGGAGTTTCAGGTGAATCCAGTAAGAAACCTCTAGTTGTGCATATAGGACCTGTTCGGACGGGCCTTCCCGAGCTTTACGCTGAGGAGACCCCAAGCGAAGATGACACGGAAGTCAGCAAGGTACTGAGCAGGCCGTTCTCCGGAGTGAACTTCAAGGACGCCAACGAGAAGATGTATCAGAAGTCGGCTATGATGTTTGAACAGGAGAAGGAGGAAGACGCGCCGCCAGAAGAACGCCGAGCATATCGCATCTTGGAAGTCCTCAAGACAGTTCACTCGTGCACCAGAGCCATCTGCTCAGAGGTGCTAACTGACGCATATCCACGAAACTACGTAACCGGGCTTGTTTTGGAAGACCTAGACTATCAACCTCTGGCCGATTTTGAGGAAGTCAACATCCATCGCTCGATGGGACTCACCACCATAGACAAGCCCAATTTCATCAACGTGAGACCGGAAGACAGGCCAACCCACTCCGAGGAGGTAGGGCAGGCCCCGTTGTATCTAGGCTTTCTCAGCTCTGGGACGCAGACGACATTCCTGTGGATCTACTGGCTGGCATACAAGATGCTGCACCATTACGAATTCGCCGACGGCTGGAAGGACAAGCCTGCCATTCTGCTAATCGACGAGATCGAGAACCACCTTCACCCAACGTGGCAGCGACGGGTGATTCCGGCTCTGCTGGAACATTTCCGGGGGCTACAGATTTTCGCCACTACGCACTCACCATTCGTCGTCGCGGGCTTGCGGACGGGACAGGTGCATCTGCTGGATAGGAACTCGGATGGGGTTGTCACAGCTAGCACCAATGAGCAGGACATCATCGGCTGGACTACGGACGAGATTCTGCGCACGTTCATGGGTGTGGACGAGCCGACAGACGAGTTGACGATTCGACGCTCCAAGCGGCTGCGTGAACTACGTGGTAGAGAGTCTTTATCCGACGAGGAAAGGGAGGAGTTGGAGAACCTGCGCCAGCAGGTGAACGAGGACCTTCTTTCCAGCAGCAGCCCTCTCGAAGCTCAGCGTGAGCGCTACGCTGACATGATGCTCCGATTCATTCAGTCCCGCGAGTCGGAACTATCCCAAGACGGTGGCTAG
- the mftG gene encoding mycofactocin system GMC family oxidoreductase MftG, which translates to MKYDYIIVGAGSAGAVLAARLTEDPENSVLLIEAGPDYPTLDDLPPDIKYGFGHGVTEQQLLASDHRWYFIAKSSDRATPMIVPRGKATGGSSAVNAQIFLRGVPEDYDDWASSGNDEWTFEKLLPYFRRIETDTDFSDDFHGGDGPIIVRRYPSEDMLPDQTAWYQACRDYGFADCPDHNDPDSTGIGPCPFNNPNRIRWSTALGYLNPARDRPNLTILPDALAHHVAFNGNRAIGVDVEVDGEVRTVLGDEIILSAGAIGSPHLLMLSGVGPAGHLAEVGVPVVSDSPGVGQNLRDHPQIQIVWRTVSGFDQEEFAPRIQFVLRYTATGSPLRNDMLIHPFSRASDSKIYTDWDREPVGVGMIAAIYLAEAAGEMRLRNNSPHVQPYLDYNLLSTQFDLDRMRESVHICQDIAKQGPMAKLIEELVDPTEADLASDDALDDWMLRNVRTSHHISGTCKMGPDSDRMAVVDQRGRVYGLEGLRVADASIMPDCIRANTNATSIMIGERVADFIIENA; encoded by the coding sequence ATGAAGTACGACTACATCATCGTAGGCGCTGGCTCCGCCGGCGCAGTACTCGCCGCCCGCCTTACAGAGGACCCCGAAAACTCCGTGCTGCTGATAGAGGCAGGCCCCGACTACCCCACTCTCGACGACCTTCCACCCGACATCAAATACGGCTTCGGCCACGGCGTTACCGAGCAGCAGCTCTTGGCCAGCGATCACCGCTGGTACTTCATAGCGAAGTCATCCGACCGTGCGACGCCCATGATCGTGCCCAGGGGCAAGGCCACGGGAGGATCGTCAGCAGTCAACGCCCAGATCTTCCTCCGCGGCGTACCCGAGGACTACGACGACTGGGCATCCAGTGGCAACGATGAGTGGACATTCGAGAAGCTGCTCCCGTACTTCCGCAGGATAGAGACGGACACCGATTTCTCAGACGACTTCCACGGAGGCGACGGGCCCATCATCGTCCGAAGGTACCCATCAGAAGATATGCTGCCGGATCAGACGGCCTGGTACCAGGCGTGCAGAGACTACGGCTTCGCCGACTGCCCGGACCACAACGACCCAGACTCCACCGGAATCGGCCCCTGCCCATTCAACAACCCCAACCGGATACGCTGGAGCACTGCGCTGGGCTACCTCAACCCGGCCCGCGACAGGCCCAATCTCACGATTCTGCCTGACGCGCTCGCCCACCACGTGGCGTTCAACGGCAACAGGGCCATCGGGGTGGATGTCGAGGTCGACGGCGAGGTACGGACCGTTCTCGGAGACGAGATCATCCTGTCCGCCGGCGCCATAGGATCCCCACATCTGCTGATGCTGTCAGGCGTCGGCCCGGCCGGTCATCTCGCCGAAGTTGGGGTCCCGGTGGTTAGCGACTCCCCCGGAGTGGGCCAGAACCTCCGCGACCACCCGCAGATCCAAATCGTGTGGCGCACCGTCTCTGGATTCGACCAGGAGGAGTTCGCCCCCCGGATACAGTTCGTTCTGAGGTACACCGCCACCGGCTCGCCACTTAGAAACGACATGCTGATACACCCGTTCTCCCGCGCCTCGGACAGCAAGATATACACCGACTGGGACAGAGAGCCGGTTGGCGTCGGCATGATCGCCGCCATCTACCTGGCCGAAGCCGCCGGCGAGATGAGACTGCGCAACAACAGTCCTCACGTTCAGCCCTACCTCGACTACAACCTGCTCTCCACGCAGTTCGACCTTGACCGCATGAGAGAGTCCGTCCATATCTGTCAGGACATCGCCAAACAGGGCCCCATGGCGAAGCTGATCGAGGAGTTGGTCGATCCAACAGAGGCCGACCTCGCCTCCGACGATGCCCTCGACGACTGGATGCTCAGAAACGTCCGCACAAGCCACCATATCTCCGGCACCTGCAAGATGGGACCGGACTCCGACCGCATGGCCGTCGTCGACCAGCGAGGGCGAGTCTACGGACTGGAGGGCCTTCGCGTGGCCGACGCCTCCATAATGCCCGACTGCATACGAGCCAACACAAACGCCACGTCAATCATGATCGGCGAGCGCGTGGCGGACTTCATTATCGAGAACGCCTGA
- a CDS encoding anaerobic glycerol-3-phosphate dehydrogenase subunit C: MVHDLNRLVSGEVRFDKMSRILYSTDASIYEIEPVGVVLPKNAEDVIAVVETASKYGVSVLPRGGGTSLGGQTVGHSIVMDFSKYMNSVIELNQEEKWVRTQPGIVLDVLNHHIRDSGLLFAPDPSTSNRGNVGGALGNNSCGAHSIMWGKTVDNVHELDVVLSNGQAARLGAMDGSQLETMMRSEGLEGDIHRRLFEIGEANRDEIIARYPKIQRRVSGYNLDEFVGGMGFNMARFVVGSEGTLMTITEAKLNLVDRPKVTGLGVLHCNDLIESMEATVAALEMEPAAVELIGSMIIQQAKSNLAYARITDFIEGDPEALLAIEIAGDTEHEVKSKMDHLGDSLAGRNLGYTFLKLMDPADQEKVWDVRKAGLGLMMNVPGDAKPLPFVEDCAVAPEHLPDFVRKFDDIVTSNGTEAGYYGHASVGCLHIRPLINLKDQEGVDRMVNIAEEVGDLVMEYGGSMSGEHGDGLVRSWFNRKMFGDQLYDAFREVKQAFDPDGIMNPGKIVDSQPMTENLRIGPEYKPLQPMTGFAFRQDGSFAHSIEMCNGQGACRKVLGGTMCPSYMATREEEHSTRGRANALRSAMSGALPASALTDKRLYDVLDLCLECKGCSAECPSNVDMAKLKYEFLNQYHKANGFSARHQFFGNIATFSKIGTFFAPMSNWINNLGLTRRMMEANVGIDRRRELPPFANQTFEQWFKARGGSPVSASKIGQVVLFPDTFTNYNHPELGRAAVKVMEALGYQVILPQVRCCGRPMLSKGMMDKAQENARYNVEQVHGYVEAGAKLVGIEPSCILSFSDDYTDLNGVDEAKANAIAKNTMLIEEFVEHALEQGATLDLDGSKLPDRVLFQGHCHQKALVGTRAAMSLLNSLDGVEATEINSGCCGMAGSFGYETEHYDISMQIGEMSLFPAIREQAGEFTVVAEGISCRQQIAQGTDKRAKHLVELLAEGL, from the coding sequence ATGGTCCACGACCTTAACAGGCTGGTCTCGGGCGAAGTGCGGTTCGACAAGATGAGTCGCATCCTGTACTCGACGGATGCCAGTATCTACGAGATCGAACCTGTCGGGGTCGTTCTGCCGAAGAACGCCGAAGACGTCATCGCAGTTGTCGAGACGGCCAGCAAGTACGGCGTGTCCGTGCTTCCGAGGGGCGGCGGGACAAGTCTCGGCGGTCAGACGGTGGGGCACTCGATCGTCATGGACTTCTCGAAGTACATGAACAGCGTTATCGAGCTGAACCAGGAGGAGAAGTGGGTGCGCACCCAGCCTGGGATAGTGCTGGACGTGCTGAACCACCACATCCGCGACAGTGGGCTGCTATTCGCGCCCGACCCTTCCACGTCCAACCGGGGCAACGTCGGTGGTGCGCTGGGCAACAACTCCTGCGGCGCGCACTCGATCATGTGGGGTAAGACCGTCGATAACGTCCATGAGCTCGACGTCGTGCTGTCCAACGGGCAGGCTGCGAGGCTCGGTGCGATGGACGGTTCCCAGCTAGAGACCATGATGAGATCGGAAGGTCTCGAAGGAGACATCCACCGGAGGCTATTCGAGATCGGAGAGGCGAACAGGGACGAAATCATCGCGCGATACCCGAAGATCCAGAGGCGGGTGTCCGGGTACAACCTGGATGAGTTTGTGGGCGGAATGGGCTTCAACATGGCGAGGTTCGTTGTCGGGTCCGAAGGGACCCTCATGACGATCACGGAGGCGAAGCTCAACCTGGTGGACAGGCCCAAGGTGACAGGCCTCGGCGTGCTGCACTGCAACGACCTGATCGAGTCGATGGAGGCCACTGTCGCGGCGCTGGAGATGGAGCCTGCAGCCGTTGAGCTGATCGGGTCGATGATCATCCAACAGGCCAAATCGAACCTGGCTTACGCCCGCATCACAGACTTCATCGAGGGCGACCCAGAGGCGCTGCTGGCGATCGAGATTGCTGGAGACACCGAGCACGAGGTCAAGTCCAAGATGGACCATCTTGGCGACTCACTTGCAGGCCGCAACCTGGGCTACACGTTCCTCAAGTTGATGGATCCGGCTGACCAGGAGAAGGTGTGGGACGTGCGCAAGGCGGGTCTCGGGCTCATGATGAATGTGCCGGGAGACGCGAAACCACTGCCCTTCGTCGAGGACTGCGCTGTTGCGCCTGAGCACCTGCCGGACTTCGTGCGCAAGTTCGACGACATCGTCACGTCCAACGGCACTGAGGCCGGGTACTACGGACACGCGAGCGTCGGGTGCCTGCACATACGTCCCCTCATCAACCTGAAGGACCAGGAGGGCGTCGACCGGATGGTGAACATCGCCGAGGAGGTCGGCGACCTGGTGATGGAGTACGGCGGCTCCATGAGCGGCGAGCATGGTGACGGCCTGGTGCGGAGCTGGTTCAACCGCAAGATGTTCGGGGACCAGTTGTACGACGCGTTCCGCGAGGTCAAGCAGGCGTTCGATCCGGACGGGATCATGAATCCTGGCAAGATAGTCGACTCTCAACCCATGACCGAGAACCTGCGCATCGGCCCTGAGTACAAGCCTCTGCAGCCGATGACCGGTTTCGCGTTCCGGCAGGACGGCAGCTTTGCTCACAGCATCGAGATGTGCAATGGACAGGGCGCGTGCCGCAAGGTGCTGGGCGGGACGATGTGTCCCTCGTACATGGCCACGCGAGAGGAAGAGCACTCCACACGAGGTCGCGCAAACGCGCTCAGATCGGCCATGTCCGGCGCGTTGCCGGCATCGGCGCTGACTGACAAGCGGCTGTACGACGTGCTCGACCTGTGTCTCGAGTGCAAGGGCTGCTCAGCGGAGTGTCCATCCAACGTGGACATGGCCAAGCTCAAGTACGAGTTCCTCAACCAGTACCACAAGGCAAACGGGTTTTCGGCACGCCACCAGTTCTTCGGCAACATCGCCACGTTCAGCAAGATCGGAACATTCTTCGCGCCCATGTCGAACTGGATTAACAACCTGGGCCTGACGCGACGGATGATGGAGGCCAACGTCGGCATAGACAGGCGTCGTGAGCTCCCGCCATTCGCCAACCAGACGTTCGAGCAGTGGTTCAAGGCACGAGGCGGATCGCCCGTGTCAGCCTCGAAGATTGGGCAGGTCGTGCTGTTCCCGGACACGTTCACCAACTACAACCACCCCGAACTCGGACGCGCGGCAGTCAAGGTCATGGAGGCGCTGGGCTACCAGGTGATCCTGCCCCAGGTTAGGTGCTGCGGGCGGCCGATGCTGTCCAAGGGAATGATGGACAAGGCGCAGGAGAACGCGCGGTACAACGTGGAGCAGGTACACGGCTACGTCGAAGCCGGCGCGAAGCTGGTGGGAATCGAGCCGAGCTGCATCCTCAGCTTCTCAGACGACTACACGGACCTCAACGGCGTGGATGAGGCCAAGGCAAACGCCATCGCCAAGAACACAATGCTGATAGAGGAGTTCGTCGAGCACGCACTGGAGCAGGGGGCGACGCTGGATCTGGACGGCTCGAAGCTACCAGACAGGGTCCTGTTCCAGGGGCACTGTCACCAGAAGGCGCTGGTCGGCACTCGAGCGGCGATGAGTTTGCTCAACTCGCTGGACGGCGTGGAGGCCACGGAGATCAACTCCGGTTGCTGCGGCATGGCAGGCAGCTTCGGGTACGAGACTGAACACTACGATATCTCGATGCAGATAGGCGAGATGTCGCTGTTCCCGGCGATCCGCGAGCAGGCGGGCGAGTTCACGGTCGTGGCTGAGGGTATCTCCTGTCGTCAGCAGATTGCGCAGGGCACCGACAAGCGAGCGAAGCACCTGGTGGAGTTGCTGGCGGAGGGGCTGTAG
- a CDS encoding GreA/GreB family elongation factor: protein MAPNGHTTLIQAFGQYVSKHVVSMKGDKAETSKELQRFVQWCGPQKSMVDVTPSMIGDYVERVIGSGTTPQAPERLQAVRQFLSFAHKEKIIERKLAQHVRVRRARPRHGTGSLQEESQIQLTAEGHEELVTELETLKARRPELSEAIRLAAADKDVRENAPLEAAREDSGRVEGRISEIEQTLNHAVVVDAAAIARSRVVNLGAVVSVQDVSPGRRSAQPADYTVVSASEVKPPEKISNVSPLGKALLGRAVGHEVEVKTPRGMMKYKILGIS, encoded by the coding sequence TTGGCGCCGAATGGACACACTACCCTCATCCAGGCGTTTGGACAGTATGTCTCCAAACACGTCGTGTCGATGAAGGGTGATAAGGCTGAGACTAGCAAAGAACTTCAACGATTTGTTCAATGGTGCGGGCCCCAGAAGTCGATGGTGGACGTAACTCCCTCGATGATTGGGGACTACGTGGAGAGGGTCATAGGATCCGGCACCACGCCACAGGCACCTGAGAGACTCCAGGCGGTAAGGCAGTTCCTGTCTTTCGCCCACAAAGAGAAGATCATCGAACGCAAACTTGCCCAGCACGTTCGTGTGCGCAGGGCAAGGCCACGACATGGGACGGGATCGCTCCAGGAAGAGTCCCAAATCCAGTTGACCGCCGAGGGCCACGAGGAGCTTGTCACAGAGCTTGAGACGCTCAAGGCACGACGTCCCGAACTTTCTGAGGCGATTCGCCTGGCTGCCGCCGACAAGGATGTCCGAGAGAACGCTCCCCTGGAAGCTGCCCGAGAAGACTCGGGAAGAGTCGAGGGGCGAATAAGCGAGATCGAGCAGACGCTCAATCACGCGGTTGTCGTGGACGCCGCTGCCATCGCCAGGTCGCGAGTGGTGAACCTCGGTGCAGTGGTATCGGTGCAGGATGTCTCACCAGGACGCAGATCGGCGCAGCCTGCCGACTACACCGTAGTGAGCGCGTCAGAGGTGAAGCCTCCAGAGAAGATCTCCAATGTCTCGCCCCTGGGTAAGGCGCTGTTGGGCAGAGCAGTGGGTCACGAGGTGGAAGTCAAGACACCGCGTGGAATGATGAAGTACAAGATCCTCGGTATCTCCTGA